In a single window of the Acinetobacter tibetensis genome:
- a CDS encoding UvrD-helicase domain-containing protein yields the protein MQMSTVIPPASTSYHPIVDMQFKGLHWIEASAGTGKTFTLSSLMVRIFLGDYLPNQVIATTFTRAAAAELKGRIRSRLLDTLRYFETCQSLTQSELQQKITTESDPLYQKVLQDYAPRVDYARERLKLVIDQLDELFVGTLDSFSQKLLREFAFESGKIERVEITDDAKQYTQQLIHDVLREWIQQQPQNILDYLLLNKKLKSQQAYVAVVENSLNFASAHFQAVAAPEVDVEGFSRQVEHLLGLDWSRLSELADYYSAEGAHFKLLAKKWRDDNKLQQLLTIKLPELLEVLKQQGTYALFAPLYAETLKNLSDATHKVLNKCPDEVLQGFQQHPLIRELTAFMHSLDQLSFDLETLDSYLQFYLASEVKKRLPQILQQKGETTFAQQIRTLADALQDAQGARFARFVQARYPLILVDEFQDTNQDQDNMLARIWRDAGHYAKGCMIMVGDPKQAIYGFRGGDMLTYNKARADVLSKQGRLYSLKYNHRSVPELVTVVDALFQRQIQLGEEVEYSAVEAGPRPHPVLVDAQGNNHQPLRWLMLQDKKDEFIQVAWKIRDLLNQGIQQQLYLAEATGNRGIDENDIAILSKSHDGLDKVQYELERLGIRVNRPSKRSVFDSAIAQDVAAILTAIMHPYDEAKVKRALLTRLLNFQLSQLIALEQRPEGLSQFIEDFDYIREMWFNTGFLSAWQYALNLFKAWSNLVASQSRDNERCVVNLRHLTELLSQHSEQFQGPQALYHWYLRQIQAPSEREWELERKLSNEAGVQLMTIHQSKGLEFKLVFLLGADKDFREMNKTLNFSTQQLPDPATGQPEMQRVIAVNDKHLLDELAIQQHNARAEAEQHRLWYVALTRASHRVYAILQDQAGKSTTGLAFWRGHAAQVFQHPYSVDEAVLTECPTVLKRTQDQRIPELYAAEFPTQRFYPRAKTSFSALAQHLSRQQALDALAVQREQRQSAADEMNLEVVASSEEVMQPIHWIQRQFPMGTLAGNFLHEIFEHIDFQQQQDWKIEIRRRFKNDYPSLWQALCEKYQQDFQQVDEEQLLMWMAEWLAQVLSTPLHQQFCLNQLGADSYLAEFPFYLALSNHVLAIKRIQDLYAEYGIYMPELNPANSARYLTGSIDLVYFDGQRYQIADYKSNFLGVNIMDYTPTKLQESMSHASYWLQAGLYLVALHRYLQVQLQDYDIQKHLGGASYLYLRGMHGDAEYGVKYWCPDAEFILRLDALLGYFAEEHVHKSASTPLAVV from the coding sequence ATGCAGATGAGCACCGTAATTCCACCTGCTTCAACTTCTTATCATCCGATTGTGGATATGCAGTTTAAAGGGCTGCACTGGATTGAAGCTTCGGCAGGCACAGGCAAAACTTTTACCTTGTCTAGTTTAATGGTACGAATTTTCTTAGGTGATTATCTCCCGAATCAGGTGATTGCCACCACGTTTACCCGTGCGGCAGCGGCAGAATTAAAGGGACGGATTCGCAGTCGTTTGCTAGATACTTTACGTTACTTTGAGACGTGCCAAAGCCTGACGCAATCGGAGCTACAACAGAAAATCACGACAGAATCCGATCCTTTATATCAAAAAGTTTTACAGGATTATGCACCGCGGGTGGACTATGCGCGTGAACGGCTTAAATTGGTGATTGATCAACTGGATGAACTCTTTGTTGGAACCTTGGATAGTTTTAGCCAGAAGTTGCTACGTGAATTTGCCTTTGAAAGTGGCAAAATTGAGCGGGTAGAAATTACCGATGACGCCAAACAATATACCCAGCAATTGATTCACGACGTACTGCGTGAATGGATTCAGCAGCAACCGCAAAATATTCTGGATTATCTGCTGCTGAATAAAAAATTAAAGTCGCAACAGGCTTATGTGGCGGTGGTAGAAAACAGTCTAAATTTTGCTTCCGCACATTTTCAGGCGGTGGCTGCCCCAGAAGTCGATGTAGAAGGCTTTAGTCGTCAAGTCGAACATTTATTGGGGCTGGATTGGAGTCGTCTGTCTGAATTGGCAGACTATTATTCTGCCGAAGGAGCCCATTTTAAGTTACTGGCCAAGAAATGGCGTGATGACAACAAATTACAGCAACTCTTGACGATCAAGCTGCCTGAATTGTTGGAGGTGTTAAAGCAGCAAGGCACTTATGCTTTATTCGCGCCCTTATATGCCGAAACCCTGAAAAATCTGAGCGATGCCACCCACAAAGTATTGAACAAATGCCCAGATGAGGTCTTACAGGGATTTCAACAGCATCCTCTGATTCGTGAACTGACGGCTTTTATGCACAGTCTAGACCAGCTCAGTTTTGATCTAGAAACACTGGACAGTTATTTGCAGTTCTATCTGGCCTCGGAAGTGAAAAAACGCTTGCCGCAAATCTTGCAGCAAAAGGGCGAAACTACCTTTGCGCAGCAAATTCGTACTTTGGCCGATGCCTTACAAGATGCACAAGGCGCGCGCTTTGCCCGTTTTGTTCAAGCCCGTTATCCCTTAATTTTGGTGGATGAGTTTCAGGATACCAATCAAGATCAGGACAATATGCTGGCACGTATCTGGCGTGATGCAGGACATTATGCCAAAGGCTGCATGATAATGGTGGGTGATCCGAAACAGGCGATTTACGGCTTCCGTGGCGGAGACATGCTGACCTATAACAAAGCGCGTGCCGATGTACTGAGTAAGCAAGGCCGACTGTACAGTCTGAAATACAATCATCGTTCTGTACCTGAATTGGTCACGGTGGTCGATGCTTTATTTCAGCGTCAAATCCAATTGGGAGAAGAGGTTGAATATAGCGCCGTTGAGGCAGGGCCACGACCACATCCAGTTCTGGTGGATGCGCAAGGCAACAATCATCAGCCTTTGCGCTGGTTGATGCTACAAGACAAGAAAGATGAATTTATTCAAGTGGCGTGGAAAATCCGTGATTTGCTGAATCAAGGTATTCAGCAGCAGTTGTATTTGGCAGAAGCCACAGGCAACCGTGGCATTGATGAAAATGATATTGCAATTTTATCCAAAAGCCATGATGGGCTAGATAAGGTGCAATATGAGCTAGAGCGTTTGGGGATTCGGGTTAATCGTCCTTCCAAACGTAGCGTATTTGATAGCGCGATTGCACAGGACGTAGCGGCCATTTTGACCGCAATCATGCATCCTTATGATGAAGCCAAGGTCAAGCGGGCATTACTCACACGGTTACTGAACTTCCAACTCAGTCAATTGATAGCATTGGAACAACGCCCCGAAGGATTGAGTCAGTTTATTGAAGATTTTGATTACATTCGGGAAATGTGGTTTAACACAGGCTTTTTAAGCGCTTGGCAATATGCTTTAAACCTATTTAAGGCATGGTCAAATCTGGTGGCAAGCCAAAGCCGCGACAATGAACGCTGTGTGGTGAACTTACGCCATTTAACTGAGTTGCTCAGTCAACACAGTGAGCAATTTCAGGGACCACAGGCGCTATATCACTGGTATCTCAGGCAGATTCAAGCACCGAGTGAGCGTGAATGGGAACTGGAACGAAAACTGTCGAATGAGGCGGGCGTGCAGTTGATGACCATTCACCAATCCAAAGGCTTAGAGTTTAAGCTGGTGTTTTTGTTAGGCGCTGATAAAGATTTTCGGGAAATGAACAAAACCCTGAATTTCTCTACGCAACAATTACCCGATCCCGCTACAGGGCAGCCCGAAATGCAGCGTGTGATTGCGGTGAATGACAAGCATCTTTTGGATGAGCTGGCAATTCAACAGCATAATGCACGGGCAGAAGCGGAGCAGCATCGTTTATGGTATGTGGCACTGACCCGTGCCAGTCATCGGGTTTATGCCATATTACAAGATCAGGCAGGTAAATCGACCACGGGCTTGGCATTTTGGCGTGGACATGCTGCGCAGGTTTTTCAGCATCCATATAGTGTCGATGAAGCGGTGTTAACCGAATGTCCTACAGTATTGAAACGTACACAAGATCAGCGCATTCCTGAACTGTATGCCGCCGAATTTCCAACGCAACGTTTTTATCCGCGTGCAAAAACCAGTTTTAGTGCATTGGCACAGCATTTGAGTCGGCAGCAAGCATTAGATGCATTGGCTGTGCAGCGTGAACAGCGACAAAGTGCTGCGGATGAAATGAATCTCGAAGTTGTTGCATCGTCTGAGGAGGTTATGCAACCGATCCATTGGATTCAGCGTCAATTTCCGATGGGGACTCTGGCGGGTAATTTTTTGCATGAAATTTTTGAACACATTGATTTTCAACAGCAACAGGACTGGAAAATCGAAATCCGTCGTCGTTTTAAAAATGATTATCCAAGTTTATGGCAGGCGTTGTGTGAAAAATATCAGCAAGACTTTCAGCAGGTGGATGAAGAACAATTACTGATGTGGATGGCTGAATGGTTGGCACAGGTGTTGTCTACGCCCTTACATCAGCAGTTTTGCCTCAACCAGTTGGGCGCAGACTCATATCTGGCAGAGTTTCCATTTTATTTGGCCTTGTCCAATCACGTTTTGGCGATTAAACGCATACAGGACTTATATGCTGAATATGGCATTTATATGCCAGAACTCAATCCTGCAAATTCGGCACGTTATTTAACGGGCTCTATCGACTTGGTTTATTTCGATGGGCAGCGTTACCAGATTGCCGATTATAAGAGTAATTTTTTGGGTGTAAATATTATGGATTACACGCCAACAAAGTTACAAGAAAGCATGTCCCATGCCAGTTACTGGTTGCAGGCGGGGCTGTATTTGGTGGCGTTACATCGTTATTTACAAGTGCAGTTGCAAGATTATGACATTCAAAAACATTTAGGCGGTGCAAGTTATCTGTATTTACGGGGCATGCATGGAGATGCCGAGTACGGGGTAAAGTATTGGTGCCCTGATGCAGAGTTTATATTGCGTTTAGATGCATTATTGGGCTACTTTGCTGAAGAGCATGTTCATAAAAGTGCATCAACACCTTTGGCTGTTGTGTAA